A single region of the Ascaphus truei isolate aAscTru1 chromosome 6, aAscTru1.hap1, whole genome shotgun sequence genome encodes:
- the TRIM29 gene encoding tripartite motif-containing protein 29 isoform X1, with protein MEEQNSKKANGSHAESDDSNGSFHLESGDSSINAENPEVPNGSSPEQGGKLKSALKTNIGSGGVKVGRASLFAHDGTYNPGGDGTEARRSVRISSGSNIDPDDVLCDSCIDDKKRAVKSCLVCQTSFCEIHLKPHLEGAAFRDHKLLEPIRDFEARKCQLHSKTMELFCQTDQTCICYLCMFQEHKNHSTVTVEAEKYVKETELSEIQEQLHLQLLDVDDEVERWHKEKDRIRNYTINQKAAVDHSIKELVRELQKQQEEVKVNLEQKERAAIDIIEQAVNDLQVKRDQLQDRQHDGDKLLHTTDAVLFLQEFQMVIRMAPPIPILPTYTVTLEGERLSQAMGGLRDELLTICKRNVEKICKNEISRNLVERNGDNRSFGGENRSFGGENRSFGGENRYMMKDMAPEWSQPNDSFGRFGSLFNMKAGGNNRTSGFQAASPGTGRTLAESSPQSLNSIYGTKGAYNVRMWDPSPFQSQEETSSLAPSSFALKGGNSQVSSYQFSSTVQTAATETSKQQDSNLFNMNVYPMTVRQQTTKALPQTWKSSKQSLLTQQRPFYVNKGNATHSNEAP; from the exons ATGGAAGAGCAAAATTCAAAGAAAGCCAATGGCTCCCACGCTGAATCGGATGACTCGAATGGCAGTTTCCACCTGGAGTCAGGGGATTCAAGTATCAACGCTGAGAATCCAGAGGTGCCCAATGGATCCAGCCCGGAACAAGGAGGCAAACTAAAATCTGCCCTCAAAACCAACATTGGGTCGGGGGGTGTAAAGGTTGGTAGGGCAAGTCTTTTTGCGCACGATGGGACCTACAATCCCGGCGGTGACGGTACAGAAGCGAGGAGGTCTGTTCGTATCAGTTCAGGATCTAATATAGACCCAGACGATGTCCTGTGTGATTCCTGCATCGACGACAAAAAGAGGGCCGTTAAATCCTGCCTCGTCTGCCAGACATCCTTCTGCGAAATCCACCTCAAGCCCCATCTTGAGGGAGCTGCCTTCCGGGACCATAAGCTGCTGGAGCCCATCAGGGACTTTGAAGCCAGGAAATGCCAACTGCACAGCAAAACGATGGAGCTGTTCTGTCAAACAGACCAGACATGCATTTGCTATCTGTGCATGTTCCAGGAGCATAAGAATCACAGCACAGTCACTGTGGAGGCTGAGAAATATGTGAAAGAG ACAGAGCTGTCTGAAATTCAAGAGCAGCTTCACCTCCAGCTCCTCGACGTGGACGATGAAGTGGAGAGATGGCACAAGGAGAAGGATCGTATCAGG AACTATACAATCAACCAAAAGGCAGCTGTGGATCACAGCATCAAGGAGCTGGTGCGGGAACTGCAGAAACAGCAGGAAGAGGTGAAAGTCAACCtggagcagaaagagagagctgCCATTGACATCATTGAGCAAGCTGTGAATGACCTGCAGGTGAAACGTGACCAGCTGCAAGATCGGCAGCACGATGGAGACAAGCTGCTCCATACCACGGATGCTGTATTGTTCCTGCAG GAGTTTCAAATGGTGATTAGAATGGCTCCTCCGATCCCTATCCTGCCGACCTACACCGTGACGCTGGAAGGGGAACGGTTGTCCCAGGCCATGGGCGGGTTAAGGGACGAATTGCTGACCATCTGCAAGAGGAATGTGGAGAAGATCTGTAAGAATGAGATCAGCCGGAACCTGGTGGAGAGGAATG GAGATAACCGTTCCTTTGGAGGAGAGAACCGTTCTTTTGGAGGAGAGAACCGTTCCTTTGGAGGAGAGAACCGTTACATGATGAAAGATATGGCGCCAGAATGGTCCCAGCCAAATGACTCTTTTGGAAGATTCGGCTCTCTCTTTAACATGAAAG CAGGTGGAAATAACCGGACGTCCGGCTTTCAGGCTGCATCTCCCGGGACTGGCCGCACCTTAGCGGAGAGCTCCCCACAGAGCCTGAACAGCATCTATGGGACTAAAG GCGCTTACAATGTTAGGATGTGGGACCCTTCTCCCTTCCAGAGTCAAGAAGAAACGTCCAGTCTTGCACCCTCAAGCTTTGCTCTGAAAG GAGGCAACAGCCAAGTTTCATCATATCAGTTCTCTTCCACCGTGCAGACAGCTGCTACAGAGACATCCAAACAGCAGGACAGTAACCTCTTTAACATGAATG TGTATCCAATGACAGTTAGGCAACAGACAACCAAAGCCTTGCCTCAAACATGGAAATCCTCCAAGCAGAGCTTGCTG ACCCAGCAACGCCCTTTTTACGTCAACAAGGGCAACGCGACACATTCCAACGAGGCCCCATGA
- the TRIM29 gene encoding tripartite motif-containing protein 29 isoform X2, which yields MEEQNSKKANGSHAESDDSNGSFHLESGDSSINAENPEVPNGSSPEQGGKLKSALKTNIGSGGVKVGRASLFAHDGTYNPGGDGTEARRSVRISSGSNIDPDDVLCDSCIDDKKRAVKSCLVCQTSFCEIHLKPHLEGAAFRDHKLLEPIRDFEARKCQLHSKTMELFCQTDQTCICYLCMFQEHKNHSTVTVEAEKYVKETELSEIQEQLHLQLLDVDDEVERWHKEKDRIRNYTINQKAAVDHSIKELVRELQKQQEEVKVNLEQKERAAIDIIEQAVNDLQVKRDQLQDRQHDGDKLLHTTDAVLFLQEFQMVIRMAPPIPILPTYTVTLEGERLSQAMGGLRDELLTICKRNVEKICKNEISRNLVERNGDNRSFGGENRSFGGENRSFGGENRYMMKDMAPEWSQPNDSFGRFGSLFNMKAGGNNRTSGFQAASPGTGRTLAESSPQSLNSIYGTKGGNSQVSSYQFSSTVQTAATETSKQQDSNLFNMNVYPMTVRQQTTKALPQTWKSSKQSLLTQQRPFYVNKGNATHSNEAP from the exons ATGGAAGAGCAAAATTCAAAGAAAGCCAATGGCTCCCACGCTGAATCGGATGACTCGAATGGCAGTTTCCACCTGGAGTCAGGGGATTCAAGTATCAACGCTGAGAATCCAGAGGTGCCCAATGGATCCAGCCCGGAACAAGGAGGCAAACTAAAATCTGCCCTCAAAACCAACATTGGGTCGGGGGGTGTAAAGGTTGGTAGGGCAAGTCTTTTTGCGCACGATGGGACCTACAATCCCGGCGGTGACGGTACAGAAGCGAGGAGGTCTGTTCGTATCAGTTCAGGATCTAATATAGACCCAGACGATGTCCTGTGTGATTCCTGCATCGACGACAAAAAGAGGGCCGTTAAATCCTGCCTCGTCTGCCAGACATCCTTCTGCGAAATCCACCTCAAGCCCCATCTTGAGGGAGCTGCCTTCCGGGACCATAAGCTGCTGGAGCCCATCAGGGACTTTGAAGCCAGGAAATGCCAACTGCACAGCAAAACGATGGAGCTGTTCTGTCAAACAGACCAGACATGCATTTGCTATCTGTGCATGTTCCAGGAGCATAAGAATCACAGCACAGTCACTGTGGAGGCTGAGAAATATGTGAAAGAG ACAGAGCTGTCTGAAATTCAAGAGCAGCTTCACCTCCAGCTCCTCGACGTGGACGATGAAGTGGAGAGATGGCACAAGGAGAAGGATCGTATCAGG AACTATACAATCAACCAAAAGGCAGCTGTGGATCACAGCATCAAGGAGCTGGTGCGGGAACTGCAGAAACAGCAGGAAGAGGTGAAAGTCAACCtggagcagaaagagagagctgCCATTGACATCATTGAGCAAGCTGTGAATGACCTGCAGGTGAAACGTGACCAGCTGCAAGATCGGCAGCACGATGGAGACAAGCTGCTCCATACCACGGATGCTGTATTGTTCCTGCAG GAGTTTCAAATGGTGATTAGAATGGCTCCTCCGATCCCTATCCTGCCGACCTACACCGTGACGCTGGAAGGGGAACGGTTGTCCCAGGCCATGGGCGGGTTAAGGGACGAATTGCTGACCATCTGCAAGAGGAATGTGGAGAAGATCTGTAAGAATGAGATCAGCCGGAACCTGGTGGAGAGGAATG GAGATAACCGTTCCTTTGGAGGAGAGAACCGTTCTTTTGGAGGAGAGAACCGTTCCTTTGGAGGAGAGAACCGTTACATGATGAAAGATATGGCGCCAGAATGGTCCCAGCCAAATGACTCTTTTGGAAGATTCGGCTCTCTCTTTAACATGAAAG CAGGTGGAAATAACCGGACGTCCGGCTTTCAGGCTGCATCTCCCGGGACTGGCCGCACCTTAGCGGAGAGCTCCCCACAGAGCCTGAACAGCATCTATGGGACTAAAG GAGGCAACAGCCAAGTTTCATCATATCAGTTCTCTTCCACCGTGCAGACAGCTGCTACAGAGACATCCAAACAGCAGGACAGTAACCTCTTTAACATGAATG TGTATCCAATGACAGTTAGGCAACAGACAACCAAAGCCTTGCCTCAAACATGGAAATCCTCCAAGCAGAGCTTGCTG ACCCAGCAACGCCCTTTTTACGTCAACAAGGGCAACGCGACACATTCCAACGAGGCCCCATGA